GTGTTCCTTTGGAGAGATCATATTTCCctgctttttcatatttctgtgtctTTACATTGATATCTATGTATCTGGCATAACAGTCATTTCTTTCAACTTCTTGGATTGACTTTTGTAGAAGACTTTTTACTGGATATATGGTGCTGATTGGGTAGCCACGTTGGTTTTGACTCTGAGTATGTGCAATAGTATAGTCTCTGTATGATTTCTTCAGCTGTATGCGGCATCAGTGGTGTCTGCAATTTCCTCAGAGTCTTAGGCTACAGTTGTTGGTCAAAGTTGTGGTTTGCTGAGGACAGGAACAACACATGGGTCAGTCCTCAGGCACCAAGAATGACAGCAGTCTAAACATGCCTGTCCTTCAGTCCCCAGGCAGCATATGCAGGCACCAGTGTTTGTTCAAGCAGGTAAATTCTAGAGCCTCCAGGTAGCTGCTTGGGTGCTGGCAATGGCAGTGGTAGGTCAGGTGGGTGGAAACATCCTTGGGCCCTTGGGCAGTATGCATGGCATGAGCAGTGGACACAGCAGTGGTAGAATAACCGTCGGGCTTCCAGGTGGCATACTGTTCTGTTAACAGTGGCTTCAGTGGTTTGGGCACACCAATCCCCAGCCCCCTAGTTGGCATGTGCAGGTAGGTGCTAACTGTGTTGATAGTGGCTGGCTAGGAGGGCTAATTTTCAGGGCCCCATGAGGAGTACACAGATTCAGTGGTAGTAGATGGGATGGGTGATCCTCAGATTTGGCCACAGGGAGAGAAGGGCAGTGCCAGGCTGGGCGGGGCTGTTGTTAGGTCCTCCAGTGGTGTGCAGGctacaggctgtggtatatggggcagcaTGATCCCCAGTGGAGTGTtctggtggcagcagcagcagtaggGGTGTTGAACTGTTAGAGCCTGTCCTCAGCGTGTGCTAAGGCTCTACTGCTTAGAGGGGGTGGTTGCTATCAGTAGCAGCAGCTGTACTGAATTCCAGTGTTCCCTTTTAGATGCTCTATTTGAAACGTGATTATCTCCTTTGTGATTTTGGTTCTTCATGGAGAGGTGAGTGCAGgtgcctctagtcagccatcttcaagCCCCTCCACCTAGTGTTCTTTATATGTATTTGTCTCCTTTTTCACCTTATTTCCTGGTTatcttattatctttttcttacGATTTTGATCTTACTTTATCTATTTTGTgttattagatattttacattcttctttAAAGTGCATGGGATATAAACAATTCAATAAAAGAAATACTGGTTATAGTTTACATTCATCACTTTGTTCATGCCTACTAGGTCAAATAAATGAATCAGTTGTCTATAAGGCCAATGTATAAGAAACACTAAGAATACAGTTGCACTAAAACAATTATTAAACATACGAGCTAGAATGAAAAAATAGAGTGAAAGATGGGGAGACTTAGCTGCTTTAGTTTAAAATTTGATTTGTTGCTTTCATTGAATATCACTACTGAATGATAAGTGCAGGTTGCTGGTCACTCTCTTCTATTGCCTCAGGATTGGTTCTTAAAATAGgtataagattatttttaaatatataaattgaaattttttagCCAAGGGTTGTGAttgacgcctgtagtcccagctacagaaggctgaggcaagagaatcgcttaagcctgagagtttgaggttgctgtgagctgtgatgccatggtgctctactaatcatagtgagattctgtctcaataaaaaagtgggggtgggggctctgtgcccctagcacagtgggtATGGTGCCACAGGTtcaagccagcccaggccagctaaacaacaatgacaactgcaacagcaacaaaaaataggcatgtggcgggcacctatagtcccagctacttgggaggctgaggcaagagaatcacttaagcccaagagtttgaggtttctgtgagctgtgacgccatggcactctaccaagggcaacaaagtaagacccttgtctccaaaaaaataaataaataaataaattgaaatttttgaaaagataaaaattagagCCTTGAGTTATGTTACATTAAGATGAATTTTATCATCTTAGGTTTTGCTAATGGAAGACTCGGAAAAATATGAAGTATTCAGCCAGACAGACAGAGAAGAGTTCCTGTTTTGTCTTTTCAAACATCTTTGCCTTGGTGGAGCCCTTTGTCAGTATGAAGATGTGATTAACCCATATCTGGAAACAGCAAAGCTTATCTATAAGGATCTGGTGAGGTAAAGTTGCTAGATCCCAATATGTAAATCTCAAGTTAATAGAGTAAGTTATTTGTTTAACCATGATGGGGTTATATAGCTTATCTTTGAGGTCATAGTAACAACCAAAGTTTGTAAAAATAGCCCTACCCTGACCCTCTCTTGtaacttcctccctctcttccaggCTAGAAAGATTTCTAGATTTTCCTGCCTCTCTTacttctctgtcttctctttgttcatctgtctcttttctttgttttctcattcacACCTGTCACCTACTCTGTCCCTTACTAGCAACTGCCATCTTGCAggccttctttatttatttatttatttttttttcttactaggCCTCCTTTTACATCTCAAAGGACAATAAGAGATTCCTGGGAGGGGAGATTCCTCAGGATATTTGTGTTTGCTTGAATAATAGTAAAAAATCATTAACCTTTGTTCTAGAGAGGTGGAAGAATTTTCATCTAGGTGTAATCTTTACCTTTCAAATTAGTCCCAAAGCTGTACAGTTTGTTTCAGGTATTCtagtagagtttttttttttttctttctttctttttgaaaatcaagTAAGAATTAAAACCttaagaaaaatctttttctcttttcttttttcgagatagggtcttattttgtcaccctgtcTAGAGTACAGCaacactatcatagctcactgtaatctcaaacttctaagctgaAGCCATACCTAGGCGTataggctaatttttttattttcactcttacacaggctggtcacaaactccgggcctcccaaagtgcttggatgataggcacgagccactgagCCCACCAAACATTtcttatttatgcttttattttaattgaaatgaaTATTCTTTCATTGGGCTTTTCAATTATGAAGATTTTAGATCATCTTTATAGGCAAAGAAGatagaagaaaaagcaaaggtCCTATAATTCagttatataattttactttaagaagaaaacaatagAATGAGCTTCTCATCAGATTCATCATTATTAGTGTACTTATACTGAGCACTTTCGTTCTCATAACCATTCCATATGTCATATACTGTACAGCAAACGCAtaatttagttattttgtttatttagtttACTACTgataggattttaaaaatataaaaatatagtcatAATCTctctaattttaatgaaaaagttaTTGTGTCAATACATAAAATTTGTATAGagaagaagaaattttagaaacagaatttCAGAAAAAGCGTACACATACCCTATATGCAACATATCCTGTCAATCACTTGCAAATCATGTAAACCTGCTAGGCCCCTTCTAGCACTCCCTGAACATCCTCCcctgagacagacacacacacatacagccaCTGCAGCGTGCTGAGCCCCGTCAGTCACATGAGCCTGTGGAATTCCTCAATACTATGTGCTATGCAGGAGGAGATTCTATTGGCAATGTGTGAAATAGAAACAACTTTCGAACCTGAACACTGAAAAAACTGTTAGAAACTATGGTTTTCCCCCAATAGTCCCTTCCTTAGATTCTTACCTGTGATTCTCTTCTACATTTTGGGTGCTAAGGAAAAGTATGACTCAAAGAGTGATAGCCACTAATCAAATGAGGAGCCAAAATTCATGACATcttacaagaagaaaagaaattgtctCCATGGAATCACTTAATCAGGcaacaaacaaatattaatattgtgCATAGAACTGTAAAGAGGCTACAAGAGGTGCATCAGACAGTCCAGTCCTTGGCCTTAAGGAAACTGCAACAAACTAATGCTTTAAAttatcagccaggcacagtggttcacacctataatcctaatattttgggaggccaaggtggaaggatagcttgaggccaggagttcaaaactagcctgagcagcaTAGCAGAACCCCATTTTTACAAAATAGATGAGGTGTGTTTGGTAAATAAGTATGGTGGCTGtagtgcacctgtagttccagctactcaggattgCGCATTCCAGTCCAGGACATAGAGCAAGACtccttttctaaataaataaataaatagatgtaaAGTGACTAATCTTTcataagtaatatttttaaagtaaatttttttttttagttttttgccagggctgggtttgaacccgccacctccggcatatgggaccagcgccctactccttgagccataggtgccgcccctaacGTAAAATTTTTTGTATAACcaaatatttagttatttataGGTAAATGTTTTCAGCTCCTTACAATGAATACCCCCAAGAGCTCAAAAGAGGAAATTGGCAATGTGAGTGTGAGTAGtcaggaagtttttttttgttttgttttgagacagagtctcactgtgtcgccctgggtagagtgccgtggcgttactgctcacagcaacctcaaactcttgggctaaagcgattctcctgcctcagcatcgcaagtagctgggactactatgtttttttttgttgttgttattgcaattgtcattgtcgtttagctggtccaggctgggtttgaacccaccagcctcaatgcatgtggctggtgctgtaatcgCTGTGCTGTGGGCGCAGAGCCTACTCAGGGAAGTTTTGAGGAAAGAAAATCCATGAGGACACCAAGGAGGAGGGCAGTCTATTCCCACCTTAGAGGAGAAGCATTAGAAGTCTGTCATGCTGGGAGAGTCTGGGAAAGAGAGTAGCCCAGTTACAGCAGTACATTTCTTCGAGAACAATtaaatatttctctgatgatctaAGTTTAAGTATGCTTATGAATTTCTTTGCTGAATGAGGAGAGTATATGAAATTATCCTTCCAAAGCAACTTCAGTAGAAATTTATGATCAaagtaaatatttacttatttaagatGGCTTAGGTGCCAACACAAAGCAATTGAATGGATTAAATGATGTCAAAGTTCCTTAAGAGTTATGTTGGCTTGCTTATTAAACATGTACTACTTGTGGCTCTTCTAATATTAGTCATGATTTGGGTCAGATCCATTGTTATTTTATTAAGGCCACAGCTTTTAGTGGTAAAGGTATAAaatgagaagccaaggcaggtggattgcctgaactcatgagttcaagacagcctgagcaagagcaagatcccatctctactaaaaatagaaaaactagccaggtgtgatagtgggtgcctgtagtcccagctacttgggaagctgaggcaagaggatcacttgaacccaagagattgaagttgcactcactcagggcaacaaagtaagactctgtctcaaaaaataataataataatggatcaGTGTAGCAGTTGTCAAGGAATGTTTAAGTAGTGGAGGAATAGGTGGAACTTGAAATTTCTTTAGTAATTTTTCAGAATTCTGAGCCACATGAAGTCATTTGTGTAAGCCATTATAATAAAGAAGGAtattatttcctatttctttactTGAATTTTGGGTATTTTTGCATGTTTTAGAAAAACCTCTGCTACCTTTCTCATTGTACATGTATTAGCTACTTTACAGTGTCTAACCTGTGCTTGCAGATAAAATCATCACTAATCCATTCTAGCAAGTTCGACCTTTTATGTTAGTGTATTTCCAaatcattaatataattatactttttaatgcATTGAATGGAAATTATATTCTAGCATCCTTAAAAATTATAgttatcagggcggcgcctgtggctcaaggagtagggcgccggtcccatatgctggaggtggtgggttcaaacccagccccagccaaaaaaaacaaaaaaaaattatagttatctGAGAATAGTGTGAGTGATGACAAAGATCTGATACAATGCAGTTATTAGTATAAAACCACAGGGCACTAATATCactttacatttccttttttttttcttaaaaaataaggacAGGCAATTCAGTAGTTGCTTGGCCTacaaaaaattagataaattattttagagatatTTAAAGTAATAGTGGCATAGGAACAGAGggtgaatggaatagaatggaATAATATGATTTATTTCTGTTAGTAACCAACTTCTAACATGTAATGTACAAATAGTAGTTTCCTTTTTATATGGTACATGTTAATATCTTTTTAGATGATTGTTCAAGTATCAAATACTAAATTTTCCTCTAAGCTGGTTTGAGAAGCACAAACTTTtacaaagggcttttttttttttttcagtttttaaactgGGAAATAATTTACCTAGAGTGAAATGAACCAAGCATAAATATACATACAGCTTAgtgaatttttatatatgtttctaCCACATAACCACCTCAGATCAAGATTTAGAGTTAGATATAGCCATAgatatgttctttattttgatCTAGGTAGTTGTATAGatgtatacaaatattttatatttagtataGACCCCCTTGAATTAAacacaaaatttttaattatagtcttgagcttttttttttttttttgtagtcttgaacttttgagcagTGTATCTTtggtattagaaaaaaaaaaaagaaaatgaacttacgtcaaaatatttggaaatcagtttttgttgttttttttgtttgtttgttttggctggggctgggtttgaacccgccacctctagcatatgggactagcgccctactccttgagccacaggcgccacccatggaaATCAGTTTAATCATATGGCTCCTAGGTTTAAGTCAGGTGAAATGTCTAGTTGAGATGAAAACCGCCTATAAATTTTGAACCCTGAAATGGCTGGGGCTGGTCATCCCCAAAAGGTCCATGAGATCGAACGTACACACAGAGttcaccttcctcctctccctcttttctctttctctgttacTTTTACATATGTAGTAGAGCAGAATTAATACTTTCACCTGATGAAGTCGGGGAGTGTatgttcctttttaaattttacctaTACATATCACACTTGTGGAACACCTTTTGATCCATATGTATTTATAGAATGTGCATGTATGGGATAAACAGCTGAGGCATAGGGGAAAAAGGACTGGACTCTGAGTCGCTTGGATTCTGTTGCAGAAATAccacttttatttatattatcttaATTATATCACTAACTCCTCTAGTTCTATTGTCTGTAAAACTGGCAAAATCATGCCTATCTCATTGTGTTGTGTGGTCTTTAAATGAAGTATATAGAGATAGTTTACAGATTGTAAAATGCTATGAATATAAAGTCTGTATTTACATAGAGGTAACAAATACATAAATCTTTATCTGTAGCTTATTTCTTCAATCCTCAGTTGACTGAGATTCAGAGAGTTACTCTTGCCCAAAGTGAAATAACATATCAGTGGCAGAACTGGCATTTGTATTTAGGTTCTTAAAGTCTTCATTGTAGTGCTGTGTGCTTTTATCTACCCATTATGCCTGTCTATGCTTCAGTCTGACTTTTCTGAGTCCCTACTTATTCAATAATTGTCCCTGTGGCCTAGGAGAGTCGTTTCATCATCTGAgtcttaggctgatctcaaaccttcTAACTATAAAATTCAATTTTCCGCTATTTCAATTTAGCTGGCCTTGCCCATCCTTGGATGAAGCCTCAGATGCCATTGTTTCAAAACCTTTTaattgtatattatttatttccaCATTCTATATGAATAGGAAAACTTAAATACTAAAAGGGATCGTTACTTAAAATATATCAATGCTCATTATGTATTAAATATacctttcccccccttttttagtGTTCGTAAGAATCCTCAAACCAAGAAGATACAAATCACCTCTTTTGTCTTCAAAGTTACAGCCTATGTAAGTGTGAGGGAAATTTGAAACTAGACAATTAAATTACTTGTTGTTAGTAGAGTTGTTACAACTGGAATGTTATGTctagaagaaaaaacattaatatttaggGCTTTTGTTTGGAGAACAGCTTGAACTTCTTTCCTTGGCTTCCTTTCTGTCATCTGTATCTAATAATATTCCTATTTATTTTAGGGTTAAATCTGTGACTCCAGTGGAGTAAAACACTATTCTCTAGGCTGTCAAACCATAATGTATAAGGCAAATGTGTAAGAATGCCATAAGTGACTTTATATCACAGAATCTGATTCTTGAATTTTAGTATCATACAAAAGATATTACTTAGGAAGCAGTTTTGAAATATCTTCATTCTGTCACTTACCAAACATGTGTATCACCTAGTGAGCTGTGCGAGGTCACAGtgataagcaaaagaaacaatcccTGCCCTCACAGTACATAGGGACCatattctaaaaacaaataatatagaagaaaattgctaaataaaaattttgcattATTAGCActttaaaagtactttttaaaaatgatatgatttctctttgtaataaaagtttcttaaggacaaaaagtatgcatgtatatatagtACATATGTGTTCCTATCATAGTAGACTATATtgtcagtaaatattttaaaatgttagtggctcagtgcctgtagctcaggcagtggcaggtgcctgtagtcccagctactcaggaggctgaggcaagagaatcgcttgagcccaggagtttgaggttgctgtgagctgtaatgccacggcactctacccagggcgatagcttgagactctgcctcaaaaaaaaaaaaaaattagttaactgCCAATTTTTGTTTGagattttatgtatatttcatGATATTTTGACAGAAAGTTTGTAAGAGTCAAATATGTTAATTATCATTTAGATGTAGTTGTAAAGCCAGCACGGGGTTCAggtccataatcccagcactttcagaagtggaggagggaagatcacttgagccagggatttgaggctgtagtgagctctgatgaggccactgcattccagtttaaatgagagagtgagactgtcttaaaaaaaaagtatactaaaTAACTTAAGTTTATCTTTTTCAGGATACTTCCGGAATGTGCTACCCTTCAACAAAGAATCATGaacaaacattttcttattttattgtggATCCTATCAAGCGTCACGTTCATGTTTTATACCACTGCTATGGTGTGGGGGAAATGTCTTAATGCTCTTGCAGATTATATCtactattttttatcatttttgtattttaatactagtttatatataaatattacttgcaaattaattcaagaaaaatgtaaagatgcTACTTAGAGCAGAAGAAAGCAAACACCTAGATGCCTTTCTTTAAATTTGTCTGGAATAGGGccgtgcttgtggctcaaaggagtagggcactggccccatatgccggaggtggtgggttcaaacccagctccggccaaaaactgcaaaaaaaaaagtaaaatttgtctGGAATACTAACTGGGATTCAAATTTCATTCCTAATAAAATCTATACCAAAAAAAGTTATGGAATCTTTAAAGAAAGTTACTAGGAACTAAAAAGTCTAGTTCATATTTGTTGTATTAAAATTTGAGTGAGTCCTCAATTTTCCATATATTGTATTTTAGAAGCTAATTAATTTGTAATTGAAATTATAGCATAAAACTATATCTCTGCTACTGAACATTAATATGAACTGTTAGTTTATTTAAcctatttcatttaataaaatttccttcattgtatAAGGGTTTATTTCTATCTCTACAGCTAGGAAAAGCAtaacaattcttttgtttcatttgttccacttaaaattcttaattaaaaaaagtgtTCTGGCTGggatggtgtctcacacctgtaatcctagcactctgggaggctgaggccagtggattgcttgagctcaggagttggagaccagcctaagcaagaataagacccatctctaaaaaacatagccaggtgttctagtgggcatctgtagtcccagccgctcagGAGGCTGTATCAataggattatttgagcccaggagtttgaggttgctgtgagctatgatggcatagcactctaccaagggtcacaaagtaaaactgtctcaaaaaaataaaataaaataaaatttttttttaatttttaaatgttctgaaaGTAATTGTAAATTTTTTATCCCATAATAAATTAAAACTTGAGCATCCCCATAGCTAATACAAGAGCTATGTGTAAAGAGCTATGTGTAACAGAGAAGGTTGCTCTGATAATATTACTAAATTGGCAAAAGAGTGAGAAGTTTCTTAATACTGTCCCCCTTACATTCAAAGAATAAATGTGTAACGTAgggttttttaaatgaaaaaagtaaatgtcATATATCCCATAGGTGATAGCCTACAAGAATTATTGAGACTTGGAGGATTAGCAAGTTTGAAATTATGTTTCTGTTTTGTAGAAATAAAGATGATAAACTTGGATTTGAAACTGGATTTGAATCTGGAAGGCAGCTAGAAATTCTGGTACAGAGATAAGGAGAGAGAGTTTGTTTTACTTCTAATACCTAGCACAATGACTTGTCAcgttaaatgtttattgaatgaataatcACTTTCCAGATATGTTCATAATatctacagaatttttttaaatgatacaaatagctgggcataatggctcacatctataatcttagcactctgggaggccaaggtgagtggattgcctgagctcataagttcaataccagtgtgagccagaataagacctcatctctaaaaataggtaggtgctttggcaggcacctgtagtcccagctactcgggaggctgaggcaagagcccaggagtttgaggttgctgtgagctatgacaccacaacactttacctagagtgaccaagtgagactgtctcaaaaaaaataaaataaaaatgatataaatacataaagtCAAGAACTAAAATGTCTATTGGCAAATCTGGAGACCCCTCTCAGTCAAACAGTTGGCTAATCGGTAATTCTTTAATACTAATTGTTTGCAAGGACGGTCAGGTCACTTTGGGGAAATATACACTCCCTATAAACCTAGTAGGGAGGATAACCTCTGAGAATGTGACCACTGTTAAATTTTGCCTAACACTGCcttcttatatattttaagttCAGTCTAATATTTCTCCACATAGTGAACTGTAACCTAACTGGATATGTAACCTACTCTTGTGCCAATCAAGTTTTAGCCAGAGTCAGCCAACTGTTCAAACTTCGTTTAAATAAGACAAACACCAAACTATAAGAATCCAGCTGTTTGTGttcctctttccattttctgtgcatcacttttctttttctgtccatAAATCCTCTCCCACCATACAGCAGCACTGGACTTTCTCTTAAGCTATTCTGATTCAGGGACACTTCCTGATTCACTAATCAGTCTTTGCACAgttaaactctgttaaatttgatttgtctgaagtttttctttcaGCGTCTTAGTGATTGTTACATGAattcagagatagaagagattGCTGTGATTTAGACCTAAGAAAGGCTTGGTTTGGCTTCTATGGAAAGACTGGTAGGGTTCCAGGGATTGAAGAGGGGGGCAGCTGAAGGGGGTGCGTGAAGGGTGCTGTCGGCCTGGGCCTAGATGAGAGTGGAGAGGCCAAAGATGTGAAAATGACACTAAGAAACTACCAGTATTTTTTCTCAGCTCTAAAGGTGGCGGTAGAGAGCACTTTTGAAGAAAGATTACTTCATTGCTTTGGGAAAATCATTTTAATGACCCGTATGTGATTATGTAAATGATTGGGTTCTTAATTCTGccattacttcctttttttttttttttttttgagacagagtcttactctgttgccctgggtagagggcagtggcaccatagctcacagcaacttcaaattcctgggttcaagccatcctctcagctggctgggactacaggtgtctgtcatcacacctgggtaatttttctatttttagtagagatggtgttttggtcttgctcaggctggtcttgaactccagagctcaagcaatctacctgtctcaccctcccaaagtactaggat
This is a stretch of genomic DNA from Nycticebus coucang isolate mNycCou1 chromosome 14, mNycCou1.pri, whole genome shotgun sequence. It encodes these proteins:
- the CFAP300 gene encoding cilia- and flagella-associated protein 300 isoform X2 produces the protein MLGRIEARAFGFDQTFQAYRKDDFVMAFFKDPNVIPNLKLLSDSSGQWITLGTEVKKIEAISVPCTQLSMSFFNRLYDEDIVRDNGHIVKCLDCFCDPFLISDELRKVLLMEDSEKYEVFSQTDREEFLFCLFKHLCLGGALCQYEDVINPYLETAKLIYKDLVSVRKNPQTKKIQITSFVFKVTAYDTSGMCYPSTKNHEQTFSYFIVDPIKRHVHVLYHCYGVGEMS